A single region of the Brassica rapa cultivar Chiifu-401-42 unplaced genomic scaffold, CAAS_Brap_v3.01 Scaffold0222, whole genome shotgun sequence genome encodes:
- the LOC117129885 gene encoding uncharacterized protein LOC117129885, with protein MDMKHESSGAVKIQEENKWVWPRWVKTALGSCEIWSNQVKGEPLMERAADGGQTARLKCEDQLSLEESISLEKIEDVYENKINLRRMYEVRKMICELKQGKEGFNQHVKKLRCLWSELQSLRPRSCDPRVLEEWREQDVVFSLLASLDSSYGWLVKLILKEEKLPNMEEVCILVQRLHQVMEENKEITWSKEGAKRKKGRLRRRSKAQIRRGRYDF; from the coding sequence ATGGATATGAAGCACGAATCTAGTGGAGCAGTGAAGattcaagaagaaaacaagtggGTTTGGCCAAGATGGGTAAAGACAGCTTTGGGAAGCTGTGAGATTTGGAGTAATCAAGTAAAGGGAGAACCTTTAATGGAGAGAGCTGCTGATGGGGGTCAGACAGCAAGGTTGAAATGTGAAGATCAGTtgagtcttgaagaaagtatatctcttgagaagattgaagatgtttatgagaacaagatcaatctaAGGAGGATGTATGAAGTCAGGAAGATGATCTGTGAGTTGAAACAAGGGAAAGAAGGTTTCAATCAGCATGTGAAGAAGCTGAGATGTTTGTGGTCGGAGTTACAAAGCTTGAGACCAAGAAGTTGTGATCCGAGAGTGCTAGAAGAGTGGCGAGAGCAAGATGTTGTCTTCAGCCTCCTTGCAAGCTTGGATTCATCTTATGGCTGGTTGGTAAAGCTTATTCTCAAGGAAGAGAAGCTACCCAACATGGAAGAAGTGTGTATACTTGTTCAGAGGCTTCATCAAGTGATGGAAGAGAACAAAGAGATAACTTGGAGTAAGGAGGGTGCTAAAAGGAAGAAGGGAAGGCTGAGACGACGTTCTAAGGCTCAGATCAGAAGAGGAAggtatgacttttag